In the genome of Loxodonta africana isolate mLoxAfr1 chromosome 16, mLoxAfr1.hap2, whole genome shotgun sequence, one region contains:
- the FXYD4 gene encoding FXYD domain-containing ion transport regulator 4 yields MEEVTRGLLLLAGLPALEANGVFDKDSPFYYDWERLQLGGMICAGLLCVAGIIFALSSKCKCKSSQKHKSLPEKATPLIIPGSASNC; encoded by the exons ATGGAAGAAGTGACACGGGGTCTCCTCCTGCTGGCCG GACTGCCTGCCTTGGAAGCCAACGGCGTCTTTG ataAAGACAGTCCCTTCTATTACG ACTGGGAGAGGCTCCAGCTTGGCGGGATGATCTGCGCCGGGCTCCTGTGCGTTGCAGGGATCATCTTTGCTTTAA GTAGCAAATGCAAATGCAAGTCCAGTCAGAAGCACAA ATCCTTGCCTGAGAAGGCCACTCCACTCATCATTCCAG GCTCTGCCAGTAACTGCTGA